The following is a genomic window from Carassius auratus strain Wakin chromosome 15, ASM336829v1, whole genome shotgun sequence.
CATTCTGCATTCTGTCCTAATAAACAGCTTGTCATTCAAGATTTTATTGATCATTTATTATGACGTATTCCTAGATTTTGGTggtagaattaaaatgttttaaaaagggaAGTTGAATAAATTGTGAATCAAAACATCAAACtctgtaaactgtaaaataattagTATTCAAATGTATCTGTAAGCTCGAACCCTCCCTTTGAACATTTTAACTTGAGGACTTCTGAGCCTTTTCTGTGAAAGTAGGTCAAGTAGAAGGTttggtgagtgtgtgtttggtatGAGAGAGTGTTTATATGGATGTGCAGAGGTGTACTTTGGGATGTCAAATCCATTTAATTGGTTTGGTTtgtgtaaataattaaatgattctGTGAAGCATTTATgttgtgtttaattttataaaataatttaatatttattaaattcctGCTGTGcataactgttttaaaaaaaaggttccaAACAGTGGCTTtgcaatagaagaaccattttgagGCAGCAAGAAAAGAACCATATTCTTCTTATTGTGAAGGAAATTTTATTTAGAATAACCtctttttcactgaagaatctttgtttttaaaattgagattagattttttgtaaattgtatatttataaagTGTCAGTATAATTGgtggatttttattttctgtgtaacTGATAAAAACTGCTCTACGTGGTGCTCCTTTAAATTTTGAGTAGCTTGTTGCTTGACAAGCTGCATTTTCAAAGTCTATTACATGACACTGGTTGTTTTCATTCTCTATTTCTGTCTACCTTCCTATTGTAAATAATTGAGCTCCTGACCCTAAATGCTCATGAAGGGTATCTTTTGAGACATATTCCAAATCTCTTCATGCTGTCATAAAGTGTTACTGTGACCTACAGACGTGACTATGATGTGACTCGTCACATGTGACTGACAAACCGTCATATTAATAATCAGTCTGTGACAGTTAGTCATTGTCTCTGACAGCTCAACAGGAACTGCTTAATTTATTCCATAACATTTAGCCATGAGCATGTCATTTTTTGAATGGAGGTCAgtcagttttattttctgttctaaTGTAACTTTCATCTTActgaataaatttaatttacacaataaaatagttgacacaaaataaaaaagatcttGACATATGCGGAAAGCAAGTATttcattggtaaaaaaaataattattaccgACATTTTTTAAGTATAGGAAGATGATGAAACATCATTATGATAGTAAGTGAACTGTAATGATTGACTACAGATGCACAAAACCATCAGATGCACAAAGTAGGTCAAGAAAGGGACCATGCCAAGTagtataaatgcacaaaatatattttgtttacctAGGTCTGACAGAaatgaaaacagcatttattggggtttattttggtaaaatatataatttctaataGGGCAATATTTACATTATGCAAtagtataaatagtataaatTGCCTTTTTGTTGAACAATAGTCTTTCTTCAGCATGGTATCTATTAAGATACATCATTTGTCATTTTagatgcttagaatttcatctaCTATTTATCTATTACAAAATCAGTTAATGCACCGGTTTTCCTAGAAAATATGTTCCTGTTATGAACATTTGTCTGCCATTACCTCAGGGAATGACCTCCTACTGTGGAAGTTCTGGAGTGTAGGAGCGGTTATTGTTGCTAGGGAGAACAGAGCATGAGTGTGCTTTCTCACTGCGTGGAGAATTATCTGTGTGTTTATAATTCTCTATGAAAGAATTTAATTACTGGATAAAATATTATTCCAAGTCCCATTCGACTGAAGCATTAGAATATGTATTATTCCatggattattatatatatatatatatatatatatatttttttttttttttttttaaacctggaaAATCCTTTTAAGAAAGTATGTTGTCATTTACATGGAGAAAAATGCCAGTGTTTGTGTTTACCAAGGAATTAACAAAGTAGCAATGATAAGGGATGTGTCATTTTTCACAGATCACAGAATTGTGCAAAGCAAATGTGAAAGAAGAGATGTATGATAAATAGAAATGAAAGTTCTTAATActtcaggaataaaaaaaaaagtgctaaaaaaaaaaggttttccaaGAACCAAATTTGCACCTTACATAGCTTTATTAAGGATTATCTaatgtgaatatttaaattggTTAATTAACAGGCAATTAGACTAATCAACCAAATGATTACACTCTATTCATTGACTATCAGATACCAAATTGCCCCTAATTATAGTACCGTTTccctttaaggtaaaaaaaaaataattcaaaaagagTATTTGTGGATCTCAAAACATACTACCATCAAATCTTTTTATGGTTATACAATTAGAATATTGCACATGAACGTGTCTGTTTATGTCTACATTATTTCTTATTTGTATTTCTCTAACAGGTTTAATGTCAAGACATTTCTAAATCTGTTGCTATTTACCCACTTTGACATGTTGAAGACAACTCCTGATGTCATCTTCTCAAAATCAGTATCTCATATAACAGTGTGAAAGATGCCAGTACTTACTTTAGATTTGAGTTTGAAAGCGACGAGAGCTCCAGACCTCAAGGGAGGTCAACAAGGATCTACATGAAAGCCTGAGAACACATAAACCTTCAGGAAACATGAGTGTGAATGATGAACACACCAGACCCTTCGGGACCAGCATTGAAGATGGCTGTGAGGAAATCAGGAACAACAACAGACATACTGAAGATTCCCTAAATGGTGATGCCAATGCTAATGAAATCCAAAGAGGAGATGAAGGAACAACTTTGGAGGCAACTGAAGCCCTGTCCTCTGTGGTATCTAAGACTGAGGAACATGTGAAGATGATTATCCAGGGCACAGATTCCCCATGTGATGACCCAGAGTTAGCTGAGTTTGAGATGCTGGAAAGTCAGGAACTAGAGGATGACAACGAACGTAGTATTCCTAAAGGAGATGTCAAGGGTGCTCTATCCACCAATATGATGCAGACTGAAGCAGTGTCTCCAAAGGTAGAAGGTAAAAGGTTCTCCCAGTTCGTTTCAAAGGAGCAGGAGTCTACTGTTTGTCCTCAGTCCACTGGGAAAGAAATGGTGACCAGCATAGCAAGGACTGAGTTTAGCTCTGAAAATGATGTTTTTGTCTCTTGCCTCTCCACAATGTCTAGTCTTGGAGGAAGTCTTGCTAGTGCCCTGGACAATGCAGGTCGAACCCAAAGCGCTGATTCGTGGCATGCTCCATCAGGGCCATACCGAACCCTCTCTGAGGATCTTACCCTTGCCTCACAATCCTGTTTTACTATTTCAGATAAAAGCCGGAGCTCTGTACATACTGATGGCATGCATCATCAAGCAGGAAAAAGTACAATGCACATCGACAGTGTTGATCACAATCTGAACTCTACCACATTGCCTGAGGAACCCCTTTTAGAAGCACAACAAAACCAACCAGCTAAAGACTTTGTAATAAATGAGAGCTCAGGTCAACTGACAAATGACATGAGTGATTGTAGCATTGCAAGGATCAAGAAGGTCCCTAATGAATCAGGAAGCACCAGTCAGGAAAATCTAGGAGTTCATGTAAAGGAGTACCATGAAACAGAAGACAAGGCTCCAAGTTTAAAAACAATATCAACTGAGAAGAAACCTTGCCAAGCTCTTGTCTCAGAAAACACACAGTCTGCTTCACAGAACAGAAGGTTCTCTCATGATTCCGCTACTGATATAAATAATAAGCTCAAATCCCAGGATGAGAAATCTCATAAAATTGCTCTTAAAACCTCAAAACTAACCTCAAAGGATACACATGTGCACTCTGGTGGTTCTGAACCCCAACCGTATAAGAAGCAAGCTTCTTTTGAAAAGACCCGAAGTTCTAGTGCATCAAGTTTGGAAAGGCGAAGACCTTGGGGCAGTCCATCTCGCCCTGAGACCCCTCCATCCCCGAAGACCACCTGTTCACCTCGGAAACAGCCACCTTCATCACCAGCCAAACCTACTAGCACAAGAGAAGCAAGTCAGGAACAAAGTGAAACCTTTCAGAGGGGAACAACTAGTTTGAGGCAACCAAGTAAAAGTTTTCTCAGTAGTAGTAGCAGTCTCCCAAAACCTGCTGTTCCTCAACAACCCACTAGAGCTGAGTTTGAATCTAAGAAGTCTTCTCCACCTCAGAAGCCCAAAAATGTTCGACCAAAAATCATAACATATGTCCGCAAAAGCCCTCAAGCGAAACCAATGTCTGAAGGTCCCTATGAAGTATCGACATTACCGCCAAGACTTACACCGTACAGTGGCTCACCAACCTCAAAAGATTTTAAGGCCGAGGGCTCCAGAGGTTCACCTGTGCTGAGCTCCTCTAATATCATTTATGACAAGTATCGTCAGGAAGTACAAAGGTCAGGGTACTACTCCCCTCCAGGACTGATGGCGTCTGGGATCAGGCCACCCAGCCACACTGTCCCCCATAAACTGCTGGGCAAATCAGAGAGTTTCCACGGGGAACTGCCAGATCAATATTTACAggtaaaacttgtgtattaagaGACTTTCAGCTGCTAACACAGCGCTACTGAACTCTAGTAGATGTGTTGTGCTTTGTGAAAACACGAGCAGCAAGcgtaatttattaatattctcAACTGCTTTATGAAATTTGTGATAACAAAGACATCAATGGATGCTTCTTATGATTTTAGGGTGGAAGAGCGATTCAGCTAAATACCCATGATGCTACTGCAGCCGTTTTCCGATTTCCGAGAGCCTTAAGGCCTCAGCTTGGCCTTGGAGCTGTCACCAGACAGCCTGCTACTAAGAACAGGATGGTATtaccaggtcaaaggtcagcatCACCCCTCAGTTATATGGCTCCAGCTGTTCAGGCCCCAAGTAGTCACCAGGAACCTGCAGGTCAGTAGGCACTAAAACCTTCAAAGTCAAGTTCCCAGTTGTCAGTTCACTTTCTTCAAAATGTGCATTGTTTAATTAAGCAGTGTTGATTGTCTTGGATATTTTCTTACAATATAAGCTCATGAAGCTTGACAGGAATCTAAATGATTATCTACACAGCTCTATACTGCCATTTCCCAGAATCAGACTAATTTCTTAGCATAATGGCCAAGCACAGACATTACATGAGCTGAGGTTACGAACTGCAGTCATTTTGGTTCTAGAATTTTATTGATTCTTACTAATGCTCCATTTctctttgaaatataaaaatccaTGATGGTAAAAAGTCTGCAGTGATAACTTGTCACATACGTACAGCTTTTTAATGTGATTATTCAGAATACTTAATCTTGCAAAAGGATCACTAAAATTGTCTGAATTTTGAAATGAAGACGTCTACACCCTTAGAAACTATACTTTTTACTGGTTGTTGATGAGCTGTATACAAAACACATATATATCTATCCATATTGACAGGTATTTAAAAAAGTGCATACTCCTTTGCATACAACATAAATGGGCAAAGATTCACACAACTGAATTCTTTTGTgtccggtgtcctgacattttatcctacccgtcaGAATTTCCTACCAAGGTTTACTGCGCATGCACACATCAATATTGCATCCTTTTTCTCATTCTGAACAACGTTTATCTGTCTGCAGTACTTTGTAGGGGTAGATTTatggttggggtaggtgtagactgtAAAACACAATCTTATtggtagaaaaaaaacatttaatgttggtttcctgtagatgtatcccttctagctacaactgcgaatataacacatactgtatttgcattactgtaagggtagattttgggttgtggtaggtgtagatgtaaaccataactttacaggtAGCAATAAATGCTAAGAATTTTTCATTGTCAAATTGTACAACCCACTGTTTTAATGgggaggtagcaaaatctgactAGGGTagaacaaatcgacagaacaccggaaTTCAAGTTGCAAGAactatttaccatttaaaaattagcattttaaaacaattgtgtacagtttccttttctTCTCCTTATATGGTATGCTACATTGTGTTaattctgtcatgacaactcttggAAAGTGTAGCATTGTAATATACATGGCAATTTTCATATATTTGGTCTTGGAGGAATAGATCTAGCAAGTACTGAGATTTGCTACTGCTAAAACATCTACAGGCATGCTGCTGATACACTGTAACGTACATAAAACTACCCCCACATCTATAGAAATACATGAAATTACCCCGTAGaggatctatacaggtggagctggggagggtGGAAGGTTTCTGAAGCACACTGCAAACTGCCTTATAGCCAACACTGGCTTAGTATTTTAATGTATAGCAGCACGCTCATTGGCTGATGATGTAAATCTAATCAATTGAGTGATTAAAGGTGTGATTATATCAGATTGAGCTAGAATTTAAAGTTCAAGTTTCATGACAGAATGTTGTGTTATCATGAtttgatgtattgtttttatttatttgaatggttTGTAGAAAGTAATTTCAAGCCATGAtatctataaatgaatttatgAGATTTGTTTAAGGGAATATAATGATTTTTCTTCTGCTTTACAGTGGATCAGAAGAGACTAACATTGGGTGTGGCCCCCAAATTTATGCTCCCCAAACCGGGTCAGTCTGGACTGCGTCCTCCCGGCTTCTCCCATCTGCCTCCTGCTCGACTGGCCACCCTTGGCTTTGTCCGCAGTGCTAGCGTGTCTTCTGTGTCCAGCAACCAATCGAATGACAGCATACACAGTGACCCCTGCCGATCCAGCCGTGAGTGTTACAACTCTTTCAGTCCTAAAACTATTGTTAGCCACATGCAAAACACACAGATGTCAGACTGGGACACCTGAGTTTAACAGTTCTGGGTTCAGCAGATTTGTAGGCTTCTGCTAgttgtgatatttattgtactgttTGTACCTTTAAGCTCTTGTAAGAATGAATTTCctgtgaattaatgttttttgCGTGACTACATTCTCAAAAGTGTAGGAATTACCAAAGCGGCCCATTCTCAGACCACATGCTTAGTACTCGTATTGTGTCAGGATTAGTTTAGGCCTTTTGGATTATCCAACTCTTCCTGTCATAAGCCTTCTGTGTGGTGGATACAAAGTACAATCAATGTCTGCAAACACACTGCTGGTTGCTCTGTGTCTGTGCGAGATGAAGCATCTTAAACATAAGATAAATAGAGCAGTGTATGCCAATCTTTTAAAAATCCCAGTAAATCGGAAATATCATCCATGATTAACAACAGACATCATAATAGTCAGTTTAAAGTTCAGACCACCTGTCATAAGATGTTTTATTACTTATTGCAGAATTGCATTGAGTTTCAATgggttttaagtgtttttttttgctttttttatgaaGTTGGAGAAATATAGAGACTGTGCATGctgtattataattgtatttgcCTGCGCTTTGGTAGGCTGAGATATCTGAAACGATAAACATAAACAGTGTTGCTGTTAAGAAGAAGTGTAAGTGAAACATAAAAAGAGCATTACTGCAGAAACCTGCCTCTGTCTGTGGTCTATGCACCTAATATATTCATAGGCAGGAAGCACTGATCTACAGATTTTTCTAGAAAACAAAAGTTGTTATGattctcctgtttttttttttctgttgtcatTTGACTAAAAATGAATAGATCTGATCCTCATAACCAGACATTATCTTCATTATCTGGCAAACTGTGAGAATGAGAAGTGCTCTTAACTGACTCTGTACAGTAAGTTTGTCCAGGAATTATAAGCCTCCTTAATATCTCTATCTCAGGAATTCAAGGCAGGGCATATAGTGAGGGCTCGTCCTTACATTCAAGGCTTGAGTGTCCTCTTATTCATTTATAGACTATTTCACTGCAGTCATTCCCTCAAGACTGCAGATAAATGCTGACTCTAGCAAACAGTGTCTCTAAACTGCTGAGTGTAATGTATCTGTTCTCACAGTACAGAGACTGggattgtctctctctctttctctctcaggttTATAGTTGACTGTTCTTGTACTGTAAGTACAGTGTGTTAATAAACCACACCCTTGGTTAGCATCCCATTATGACATCAACAGACGTCCCGACATGTCCGATGCTATAGTGGGGACACATTTGTCTCTCAGCTCGGACAGCTGAGGGGTCAACAGTGGCGCCTTCACGTGCCAGTTTTATGTCCTCCCTTAAAAACCCAAAGACTACTGGCTTGTTATTTAAATCCAGAGACTTGTACATGCATGTGGCATTTTTGTTCGATGCCGAGCTTGGTAGATAAAATATAAAGGACAGCTGTCGACCCTACCCAAGCTGCAGTGTCCACAACTAGGCACCACTTTCACTCTTATTTCTTCTCTGGGAAAGTGGAGGAGTTGGGCTTCTACTGTTTTGCAAGGCTTTTAAGTTTAGTCTTCCCATAATACAGTATAATTCGGACTGGAGATTTGGAGCTTTTTTGGCAACTCTGTGGCGTTTTAATATCAGATTGACTTTATGAAAGCAGATGATGCTTGTTGTCATCTCAAGTCTGGATCCTGGATGTGTATTCTCTACTAACGGACAGATTGGCAATACAAATGTTTTCATTACTGGGGTATTTTTTAccacttttcactttcattttaaaaagggATATTGAAAAGCAAGACCTGCATCCATGTAAGTGTTGTCTgtgatttattaatgtcacatgcatttttaaa
Proteins encoded in this region:
- the LOC113115318 gene encoding microtubule-associated tumor suppressor candidate 2; this translates as MSVNDEHTRPFGTSIEDGCEEIRNNNRHTEDSLNGDANANEIQRGDEGTTLEATEALSSVVSKTEEHVKMIIQGTDSPCDDPELAEFEMLESQELEDDNERSIPKGDVKGALSTNMMQTEAVSPKVEGKRFSQFVSKEQESTVCPQSTGKEMVTSIARTEFSSENDVFVSCLSTMSSLGGSLASALDNAGRTQSADSWHAPSGPYRTLSEDLTLASQSCFTISDKSRSSVHTDGMHHQAGKSTMHIDSVDHNLNSTTLPEEPLLEAQQNQPAKDFVINESSGQLTNDMSDCSIARIKKVPNESGSTSQENLGVHVKEYHETEDKAPSLKTISTEKKPCQALVSENTQSASQNRRFSHDSATDINNKLKSQDEKSHKIALKTSKLTSKDTHVHSGGSEPQPYKKQASFEKTRSSSASSLERRRPWGSPSRPETPPSPKTTCSPRKQPPSSPAKPTSTREASQEQSETFQRGTTSLRQPSKSFLSSSSSLPKPAVPQQPTRAEFESKKSSPPQKPKNVRPKIITYVRKSPQAKPMSEGPYEVSTLPPRLTPYSGSPTSKDFKAEGSRGSPVLSSSNIIYDKYRQEVQRSGYYSPPGLMASGIRPPSHTVPHKLLGKSESFHGELPDQYLQGGRAIQLNTHDATAAVFRFPRALRPQLGLGAVTRQPATKNRMVLPGQRSASPLSYMAPAVQAPSSHQEPAVDQKRLTLGVAPKFMLPKPGQSGLRPPGFSHLPPARLATLGFVRSASVSSVSSNQSNDSIHSDPCRSSRPHSSSDETLLSRAPLPPAESSSGRSQIRSSPPPPARRSLHAPPRASPVVSRKEFQRDGEITRPIVSSPKRFAVVSPKPQSPVRQKSCVARLGGRAEGVDAERERLMVQRLRERCEDQARQLIALQDELRKSSRCLDVFTVTTLHFCQKSENAALKERELSLQLARIRDEVVDSVQQWERLQGEKALLEQSFERELKGLQEEQQQELKALQERLVEEHTSEIQRLQHQQNSHLEQLRSQHQEQIEEMSEKHERAMIEMEATHGATLATLQEEHTRTIKNLKMAHEQQKKSMEEEFEKLRLSLQDQVDTLTFQNRALRDRAKRFEEALRRSTDEQIVDALAPYQHIEEDLKSLKEVLEMKNQQIHQQELKISELEKMAQKNVLLEERIQVLQQQNEDLKDRIDRNLAMSRQLSEENANLQVYVEKESTEKKRLSRTNEELLWRLQTGELSPRMSPTQSPLHRPASSPSSPSRQQPFPR